In the genome of Mercurialis annua linkage group LG8, ddMerAnnu1.2, whole genome shotgun sequence, the window agatttggattatttttgccACTAAGCCTAAAAAAACTGCAAAatttatggtgtttttttttctctaaagcTATAaacataacttttttttttatgctGTCTGAATTATAAAACTAAGATAATTGCTGGCCGGTTTCAACTAACcttaaaacaattgaaaaaataaatgaaagaaaaagaTTAGTCAATCGGCAAGTTGTAAGCATGCCAGATTTTATTATTGGAATATGTCATCTTCAGTCATAGTCACAGAGCAATAAGTATACAGGCATTAGTATATgaatattcttaattttttggCATCACACATTTTTGGGTCCATttacttgttttatttttagcatTAGGTCCCTCCACTTCTATTTGTCAAGAATGAATACTTAcgcttttaattatataaacatcGAATCCCTTCGTCATAAAAACCGTTAACTATGCCAATCTCAATCACACTAATGGCGTGTGAAATTCTCGCACCGTGACAGAGTGAACTAATGTCTATAAAATATGAGATATTATAAAGACTCAATATTGACAAATTAAAGTATAACTAGGCACTCATAATCAATACTAAAAAGTGAACAAGTGCATAGACATAAATACGCATTTTGCTTAATTTCTTATGAACAATGAAAAATGAGCAATTCTTACTGAGTGATTTACAACTACAAGCCATATAATGATAGATTCATATACATTTTGAACCCAGTTATCACAATTATACAGAAAATTAATCTTTAGacaggaaaataaaataaaataaaggttaCCAATCAACTTTTTTTACCAGGATTATCTACCATCATTTCTATCAGAATGTGAAAGAGGTGATGTTAAACTAGCTTCGACGTCGTCTCCGAAATCACCACCTGATGACCATGTGCTAACCTTCTCAAAATTTGATGATAAAGGATAAGAATGCACATAATCTTCAAACTCGACATAAGTACTACTACTATCACCTTTTCTGGCGTCATATGCGTCGGGGGGTGTAACTACGTCAGGCAATGCTACTTCTCCTTGTAAATAGCTCACAATCTGCCTCATTGTAGGCCTCGCGTTGGGTGAATTATTAGAACAAATCAACCCGAGTTTCAGCACAACAATAGCTTCAAGCTCGTTGAACTCGCCGTGCAATCTTGAATCAACTACATCAAGAATTGCACCATTTTGCCATTTATCCCATACCCAATCCACCAAAATGAGCTCTTCAGGCAATGCCTTGGGCTCAATAGGTCTCCTTCCACATACAACTTCTAGCAAAAGGGCACCAAAGGCAAACACATCTGAACTAGTACTAGGTTTGCCTGTTCTTGTCAGCTCTGGTGCTAAGTACCCTAATGTTCCCACGACTCTAGTGGTGCTAGGATTACTACCACGCTCGTATAGCTTGGCGAGGCCGAAGTCTCCAAGTCTCCCATTCATCTCGGAATCTAATAATACATTGCCCGCCTTTATGTCTCTATGAATCACAGTCTGTTCCCATTCTTCATGCAAATAGAGAAGACCCGACGCAACACCTTTGATAATATTGAACCTATGTTCCCAACTGAGAATTGTGTCGGCCTCATCGAACAAGTACTTATCTAAGCTACCATTAGGCATGAAATCGTAGACGAGTAGTAAGTCAACTCTTCGGCGACACCAACCCATCAACTGAACCAAGTTTCTATGTCTAAGACGACCAATGCTAGCAATTTCGGAAGCAAATTCTCTCACGCCTTGCTTCGATTCATGAGAGATTCTCTTAACAGCAACTTCAGTAGAATTGACCAAAGTTCCTTTATAAACTTTGCCGAACCCACCAAATCCGAGAAGCTCCTTATCTCTGAAACCCCGGGTTGCTTTTTTCAGTTCCTGATAAGAAAATCTATGAGGACCAACATCAAATTCCCAATCCTCAATCACATCACCATCTTTCATCTTTCTAATCAAGAAAACCGATCCAACCACGACCAAAACCGCAACAACAACTAACGAAACTGCGACTACCGCAATCAACAAAGTACGATCCTTTTTCGGACCAGGAAGATTAGGCAATGCAGATAAAGATAAAGACTTTGCAACTCCATTAACACTAAAACTCCATCCAAGAACATAATGTGTACTTGCTAACAAACCAGTAGATGAAGAAAACCCAACATACATAAACTCTTTCAAGAAAGGAGACAGATCCACCTCAAATGATAAAATGGGCATTCTTGGTTTAactgaaaaaggtgaaaccctaaCTTGTAAAACACTCTTCACTGAATCATAGTCAATCCAAGCTTGAATAACCTTACCACTTTGAAGAGTGAGATTAACCCTAGTAGAATTATCAAGAAAATAAGCAGCAGCAACAGATTTATTTGACACCAAACTGTTTATATCAACACCAATATGATTATCATTTATATCACCAAATTCAAAATCTTGAACTGTATCAAACTCAACACCAACTATATGATTTGAGAAATTACCATTGTCGGTAGCATTCAGTAGGCCAAGAAACTGACTCGGAAGAGAGTCACTCAGCTGCTTCGAGGGTGAAATGGTAAAAGCAAACCCATGCCCACCAAGCTTTAAATACTCAGGAACTATAGCAAATGCAAAACTGGTTGAAAATGAGAACATTTTACCGGTGCTTGAGTTCTTGAATTTGATCTTATTAGAGTAAAAAGCATGCCCTTTTAAACGCGCCGTATTGTTGGTTAATTTCAGAATTCCATTCTCTTCAACCTCAGCTCCATCATAAACACTCATGTTCTTCTTGGCTTCATTGAATCCCTCTGAAAAAATCTCTTCTAGCTGGGAAAAAACTGGGTTTGTAAGGGAAAAAATCATTAgcaagaaataaaatttattcttgGGCATTATCATAGTGAAAATTTGATGCTTCTGACTgagaaatttgaggattttgtGAAATTGGGTGGGAATGAAAAttgttttttgtgtttttccaagaaaattgaaatatttttgtagGAGAGAATTGAGGTTCTTGATACAGAGGATATGCTCTGctccgtttttttttttttttttgaggaattCTGTTTATCTAATTATTCAAGCATATTTTCTTGGATTAATAAATACAAATTCAATcatataatttacaaataaatacaaagctttaaaattttataaaattggtgattagtttttatgttttgataaatcggaatattaaataatattttttaaaaatattataatatagacATGAAAATGTGTATACGACAGCAGTATTCTTTCAAAACAAACATTAATTAGTACTTCAAATcgctaaataaaaaattgtgatTGATTTTGCCTTATTTAATTCTGGTATTACAATGGTAAAATACAATagaaagttcaaaatattttactgttaattaaaagaaaaaatgttgAAGATTAGCTTTTTTTCAACTTATAATGATGAATAATACAAGTTAATAAAAACtcaaataaaaagataatacaAGTTAATAAAAACTCAAATAAAAAGATACActcattctttaaaaaaaattaaataataataaatatgtatattttttgatTATACTATTATAGCTTTTTGAATATGTAATTCGGCGATTTGTCtatttcaaataataattagttttttaaaatataaattggtgatcaattaattatttatttatttatttcagtgAGTAAATGATTGaatgaatattaaaaataaaaaaattaataattataatttaaattccCAGTATATcaatatattcataaaatatagcaaattaattttaataaaggtaatttatttttcaaaagaaagaGGAAATTGTGAGGTGGGTTCTAGGATGGTGAAAGAGAAGATCTTGAGGTTTTATTTATTTCACATGGGATTTGAAGATAGTGACATTATGAATAGGCAGGCAACTATGCAttataaattcatattttagaCACCCCACCCCACCATTTCGGAAACATAGAAGACGATAAACTATGCAATATTAATATGTTGGCTGCTTAATGAAGCATTTAGCTTGACTAGAAAATTTGAcaacagtattttaatttttagttgcactattattttttattgttggattgcaaaaaaaaaaaattaacgttTGTAGAAAAAACTAATCTTataattttaatgaattttgCGCGGCGCATACTTACCATTTGATCTAAATTAGTTGCCATTTTTCTAATTTGAGGTTAAAGAATGGAAAAGTACAATAACTTTGGTAATACCATTGGAGCTTGACTATGTATTATTAGCCGGTACAAGcttaatatttctaaaatttaaaaataggtACTTAACTTAATATTACTACCCCTCTTACATTATCAagtaaatgtttaaataaattatcaagtaaatgtttatttaaacatttactTGATAATGTAAGAGGGGTAGTAATATTAAGTTAAGTacctatttttaaattttagaaatattaagcttgtaccggctttatttttagctaatataaatttatgttgatttaaagaaaacaaattaaataacatttgtTTAGTATACAAGGTGTATAAATTTGAGACAGTAAAAACAAGAACAAGCCgatgaaaaaaattagaaaaatgagCATCTGCAATTTATAGGTTCAAAACATAAGTAAACTAGtaggtttttgatttttgtggATGTGGGTTCATTCACTAGAGTCTGTGGGAACTATAAATAATAGTCCTTAAATTAGACTAAAAACAATGGGAGTGCCCCCTCTATTTTTTTCAACTCTATTTAGATGAATGAcacataaataaattttaattcaatgttataatatttttatcactttGCTTATGTGTCATTTACCTAAGTGGACTTCAGAGAAATTgaggaaattttggatttgagggagttatttaaaaaaacatagtTGTCTTTATCTAAAATTAAATCACATACGatataaaattttggttcgattttggTTGCTCCGTCTCCGTTACTGATCAAAATTCTCCAACGCTGCTATTATtaaaaggcttaaatgcaccacaaatcaccaatttttgcattttttcgtatttaacataatcttttaattttggtatatttaatatgaacttttcaattttttacaattaagaCCACGTGTGTGTTTCCTTTGAAAATAAGTGTCAGTTTACATCCAAAAAGGCGCCGTTTTAATCTAAAATGGTGtcgttttacattcaaaacgttgtcggtgtctttaattgcaaaattaaaagttcatgtacttttttactaaaattaaaaaattatgttaaataccaaaaacacacaaaagtttgtgaattttggTGCATTTGAGTCTTATTAAAACTACATCGGTTGTTATCACAGATACTGTTTCAACAACAGAGATTATTGAAAGTATTATTTGTGATGGATCACATATTTTATTCATACAATTGATGGTGTTCAATGGTTATTTGGAATCCTAAAAGGGAACGATCAAAATTCTAGGCAAATGCGGTTgctagaaaaaatataaattaggtACTCATCGCAATTCAATTTTGGATGATTACCACGTTGTagacattaatttttaattatatcataAATGAGGAAAATTTATACAACACAACTGTTGCGCTATGTCATTCgtacaacaaaccaattgtgtgTTAGCCATGTGTAAAATTGAATGCTAAATGATGAATCCGAAGATGAGGTGAGATCGGTGTGGGTGGATCTGTGTGTTGGGCTTGAGACTATGTCGATCCtcttatataaaataaacacaGAAATGGTAAAGAGCTGAACTTGGGCTTTGGGCCCCGAATCCACTCTGATGCTAAATCAGTTGAATATTGGTTAAGTAGTAATTAACGCGTGTGTAAATTAATAAACTATTACCCTTTTGTAGACCTCTCCGCGTGGCCTTTCTCTTTCTGGCGATGTGGGACGTTTGGTTTTCATGGTGTTCCATTATTAATCCCCCCACCACCTTTCGATTTCATATCTGTTAGGTATTTATGCCTAAATTTCTTCTTGTTGCAAATTTTTGGGGTCATAGCATATGGTTCTTTCCTGGCTTCATCGATTGTTTGTTTTTCCGGATATATGCTCGTTCCTTGAGTATTGTTGAGCTTCCGTAAGTGTTTCAAGCGCTATCTTCCTTTTTCTTTCCCCTTTTGCCTACTGTTTGGTACATTCTTGGGCGTTGGAGCACCGTTGGTATGTTAGGAATCAGGTTACTTTCACTGTTCTCAGAGGTAACAAATTTGTCAAAGTTTCATTCTGCTCCTTGGTTATCTCTGAGAATAGTGAAAATAAATCAGATTCTTTCGTGCGTTTGTGTGGAACGTTCTTTTTGACTCAACTTAATGTTTGGGTGTTTTCCTGCTTCTTTTttggattaattacatataaaatcatgacctttgcaccaagtttcaaaaataacattacttttaaaacatgtcaattatagacaccacctttcatttttttcaatttcatcatgggcacattttttggtgaaattttgctgacttggacagccAATAGgtctgccacgtgtcatgtcacgtcagcaaaaatgccactaaaaatcgccgatgttatttttgaaaaaaaatgaaaggtggtgtctataattgacacgttttaaaggttatgttatttttgaaacttggcgcaaaggtcatgattttatatgtaattaacccttctttttttttagttgttatTTCTCTGATATGGTTTTCTCATGGTGGTATTTAACTCTGTCTTTTATTGCTATACAACTGTTTTCTTTTTATCGTGTTTCAGCTTTCTTGGAGATTGGGCACATGTTTCTCTTTCCTTGTTTTGACGGTTACTTTCTCACGCCACCTCGTTTACTAGGATTCTCTTTGTGGCGTATTAAAGTGTGTTTTTTCACCTTTCTTCCTCTTtcatctattttaattatttatattatcatcTTCTGTCTTTCTCTCTTCACTTTGTTGTTTTGTACTCTTGATTTTTGAACTGTTGTCTTTTGATTTGCcccttctttttctctcttcttaTAAATAGCACTTGAGTGTTattttgtttttccttttcaCAAACCTTGACTATTTTCTCCTTGTTTCTTCTCTATTTTCCTCTTTTCTGTATTTTCTTTTCATTAAAATGGCAAAGAATATATTTGACGCTATGGACGATGGTTTGATCAGCGATGATGACATTGTCATAATGTTTCTTCCGCTGGAGGAGCGCCTTTCTACTCCCTATACTGCTCCTCTGGTGGTTACTTCCTCTTTCACTGCTGCTGCTTTTACTGCCCCTCCTGTAGTTACTTCCTCCTCCACCGATACTGCTTCTTTTGCTTCTCTTCCTGCCATTATGCTTGTTTGCTCCCCACTTATGCTTTGCCCTCAGTGGTCACTGATTCAGTTGCCATTTCTATCGTTTTTTCTGCCGCTACTGCTACTTCTTCGGCGTTACTTTCCAATAGAAAGCGCCCATCTACTTTTTCTCCCGATGATGAAACGCCTAAGCAAAGTGCTAGACGAGACACTTCCTGAACCCTCTTGGTTCTCAAGGGGAATGCTATGGATATGGATACGTTTTACCTAAGGGGTCTTCTTTGGACGCTGGCCCTGTGCGTACCTCCTTGGTTCACTTCCTCGGGGGTCAAAGTCGAGCGTCGCCTTATGATAATATGCCGGGGTGGGATGTTGGCCCTTCCGTCTTTGCGCATGCAGATCCTTCGTGTCCTAGATGGTATCCTTCGGTTGGAGGGTGAGCGTGCCTAGCTGTCCCAGTGGATTGAAGGTCATTCAGACCTTAACGCCTAGCTTGAGGAGATGTCTAAGGTTCTGGAGAGAATTTGGGAGTGTTCTCATAGGAAAGGGGAGGAGATTACGTCTCTGAAGACAGCTAATAATGATTTGAAGGCCATCCTTCATGACCAAGCTACCCTTGCTTCCACTCTAGTATTTTtgtgattatttttttcttattcaatggtttttaatttttttccaaaaataaaaactagACCAGATTCGGGCCAAGTTCGGATTatgtaaaaaagtaaaaaaaaagtttggtAAGCCCAGTTAAAGTCCAAATCCGATTCATAAACAAGTCTAGATGTGGTTAAGTAAAACTACCGAGTGAAATACTTTTTATGCATCCAtggatatattttaattattttttcagtcTGGCTGATGAAAATTGAAATACATATTTATAGtatgaataatatgtatataaataatttttattattcatcACAGGTTGTACCATTACGCATTGTGGATGGAAATTtccaatatttatttgattttttaatagatCAACTTATTACATAATATATGCTACAATTAAAATGACATACTATcaaatattaaactaaatattaaataaataatagccTCCTTTAGAAACTATATGCttctaaaagaaaaagatttggTCAATAACATTTTGcttactaaattaatttatttggtcAAAGTCTATCTCTTCTAATAACATAACAAGTATactacatatatttatatatgaagTAGAGTATATGGTCAAGCATTCGAACGTGGCCACCATAAATTTTagaacaaattattttaaattcttctCGTTTATCATATTTTACAGTTTAGTAtcctttatttgaaaatcaaacaatttgatacctcaggtttgattttgtaaattataaaaCCCTTCTATTAGTCTTGTTAGTAATTTGGAATTTACTTTCAAACTATTTGGtacctcaattttaattatataaacgatttgatacctcattttcaattatgtaaacgaTTTGGTAACTCATATATCATTCCGTTAACGATCTAatacctatatttaacagaagggtcttatagtttacagaataaaaactgaaacatcaaattgtttgatttacaaataaagagtatcaaactgtaaattatgacaaatatgaggggttttagaataatttattctaaattttattGTATAACTCTTTTCTTTGGGTACGAATGCAGCTAAATCATAGAAAAATCctgtttttttcaaataattcaTACTTTTTTATGGAAGGAAATAATTTATTCTTAAAACTTGGgatgggatttgtttcttgatatTCTAGTAAAATGGGGATTGATGTTCTCAAAAATTCGTATCCTTGGTcaatttatattgttttgtaGTTGACCTTCTTTTTTACAATTGGTATTGTGTCATTTGGGTTCAATCATggtttaatcttttttaaacattaaaattttaaaaattacagaatattaagtaattatttatgaGAAAATTAGCTCAGATACTGTGTTGGgttaaaatatttagatttttactgtgacaaaaattaaatttgacttATACGGttgaaaacttttaattttgaattataactttATGTTTTACACaaataaacttttgaaattgACAACATATTAATTTGGTAACACCCACAATCATCAAACacttttctatttcttttagaTTTCACCAAGATTCTTGCTGACTTTAATTATTCTCTCattaaccaaatatttttccatttttgtttgaatttaaatttgcttgtcctttttatttatcattttctttcctttttctaCCTCAACCACATCTGAAGCCGCCGCCGCTGGAGCCCAACCAACTCAACGAAATCTCTATGAAGACAAAGATGATGCCGGTCGTGGCGGTCGGCGGGAGGTCGTGGCGGTGGTGggttatttttcttcttctacaatttatttttaaagtttttggatcgtctttatttttttatattgaagttCATGTAAAAGAAGAAGGGAGTGACAGTAATTTCGAAAATTTCACTGTCAATGTCATGAAAAAGAACAAACCGATTGCTTCTCCGCCCGTTGATATCAAGGTAATTGTTCTAAAAATTCCTTTTATGTTATTGCTTTTAGAGTTCAGAATTCCGCATtgtctttaattaaaattcctttGATCTTATAATAAACAACAACCTTCAATGTTGTCACTGctgcattttttaaaaataattactgtcAGTATCCATGTTAGTTAACCATTAGGTAACTATtagtatactattagttaacttaTAACAGAAACTTTAATTCTGCAAGCATTTCTAAAGTTTTTGAATcgtctttgttattttttttattgcagtTTTTTTCTGTCAAACTGATGAAAAAACGATAAACGAAGGCGGTTTGAGTTGAACGAAGAAATCAGTCGTTGGAGTGGGACGAAGATAGGCGAACGATGAACGAAGGCGCGGTGGCTGACAGCTGTtgtctttttttattgtaattagaatattagcaatgatgtaaaaataattaaggttaactatatgttttctaatagttaattaatagttaactaactttgtatgattttttataaaacatgaatatatattgctaattacttttttttaattacagttaACTAATATGTGACTAACAGTTAACTAACAGTTATTTTTATacgtatgattatttttaaaataattgaaatttgatgttcagttgtttttttgttatatttgaagaattttgaaaataactacggggtaattatatgtttcctaacagttaactattagttaactatacTTGTGTTGGTTATCTAAAAACATGAATAcataatgttaattttttttattagttaaagttaactaATAAGTGACTACTGGTTAACTGACAGTTAACTAATTTGGTGTACTGTTAATTTTAGGATATATTATTGttagatttatctaaaaatgattttatgatgttaatagtttttttattaaatttaatttattaatggttAACTACATGTAAACTAGTATATCAGTTTTTTTTACAAAGAAATGAATTTATATTATGTATTcatatttgttgattgtttatgatgagttgatgaatttcttgttttactggatttttttgtttctcaaatgcttgttgttttcatttttttaatcattttattttttttggtttcccTTTTGCCGTTTAtggcatataattcaaattatcagttgctataattaaggattattaaagatttttgaatattaattgctatatatttatgctttgagattttgtaggagATTTTGATTCTTATAACCACTTTCTTCCTTTTTTATAGTTGACAGTAATCCTCAAATATCATaaagttatttgtgcaatttgaaaatttaaaaagtatgtcatcaacttttttttggtcaacagtaaaaatctaattaattatagtcaTATAGGGTACTTATTAAGTTTTctcattatttatttggattCGTTAAGTTCTTTTAAGCAAATAAAGCACCACAATGGTGGCgtcttctttttttaaaataatttaaatatctatttttttattttgttcatttaagtgtttgaatttataaattttgtacaAATCAATGCTCGTAATCAGTTACGGCaggttttataaattaaacgaaaatatatctataaattaattagttttgaaacttttttggaaattacttttaaaaataattaaaatatttataattgaaattatgttttttatttttttaattcaattttttcatttttgaaaaacACTAAATTATAGATTTTTTAAACTCAAAGCctaaactaaaaaaatcaagtagttataaaaattacaaacttaTACGTTTACCAAGCAATATATAGGGTGCATGGGTTGATCTCAAAAAGAACCTTTCAATagtttttttctttgattttaaatttatttagatcaaatcaataataaaaaatgtaagAAAAAAAACATCAGTCAAAACCGGTCAAAAACCAATAGACGATTAGCGTAAGACCAGCTAAATCTTTTTTGTTTTGTGTCAAAATACTGgttaaatttttatgtattatgtttatgatttttatatataaaattataagtttaaatGTATATTTAGGATTGTAAGAATAATACTTTATTTCatccaaaaatttatataaaatatatgtgcATGCTTTAAAATtacatgtaaaaataaaattttgaatataatagAAGAATTTATTTTCACATCGAATATTAGATAAAATATGTTAATATTCCTTATTCATCCCACCTTTTTAAGTGTTGAACATGTCTTGCTATATTCTAATAAGATTAAAGTCAGACCCATCATGATTGGGTGGTTTTCTAAACTATCCTAGTTCTAAAAAGTAATTATAAGACTTGTTAtcatgattttttaattatatccgGTACCTGCTTTTATgaagtaatttaaaaaataatttttttcttcaaacaCAACTACCGTCtccttatttttttcaaattataagcATTGGACTGTAAACTGTCAAGATCGTGGTTCAATTCCTTCCACAGACGTTCTccttttcaaattattaaaaaaaaaattataatctattttatatacacatattattttaaatctctGGTTAtcttattcatataattattctcTTATTCATATAAATCTAAGATCTCATGTTATTAtctaatatttcaatttttttatgctATTGATTTTGTAGTCAACGGATTGATTTATGATTTTCGTAGAAAAATTGTATCATAGATACACCAAGCAAGTGCCAGTGTATTTACACTAAAACTCcttaaatacactataaaacaCCATATAAAATAAACcaccaaaaatataataaaatcgataaaaagaagACGTTAAAGGTACAAAGTAAGAaaaggtatttttataattaaaaaatttaaaaagatattttttgtaaataaaaattgtataagttgtaaacataTCAAAAACTGGGTAGGGAGATAAATAAAGTGTAAAACATTGTATTTTAGGAAATTTCCTCTATATCATTTGATtcttatataataaatattttatatttaattcattctttaattatttattttctacaCATGGGGTACTTTT includes:
- the LOC126662333 gene encoding L-type lectin-domain containing receptor kinase S.4, encoding MIMPKNKFYFLLMIFSLTNPVFSQLEEIFSEGFNEAKKNMSVYDGAEVEENGILKLTNNTARLKGHAFYSNKIKFKNSSTGKMFSFSTSFAFAIVPEYLKLGGHGFAFTISPSKQLSDSLPSQFLGLLNATDNGNFSNHIVGVEFDTVQDFEFGDINDNHIGVDINSLVSNKSVAAAYFLDNSTRVNLTLQSGKVIQAWIDYDSVKSVLQVRVSPFSVKPRMPILSFEVDLSPFLKEFMYVGFSSSTGLLASTHYVLGWSFSVNGVAKSLSLSALPNLPGPKKDRTLLIAVVAVSLVVVAVLVVVGSVFLIRKMKDGDVIEDWEFDVGPHRFSYQELKKATRGFRDKELLGFGGFGKVYKGTLVNSTEVAVKRISHESKQGVREFASEIASIGRLRHRNLVQLMGWCRRRVDLLLVYDFMPNGSLDKYLFDEADTILSWEHRFNIIKGVASGLLYLHEEWEQTVIHRDIKAGNVLLDSEMNGRLGDFGLAKLYERGSNPSTTRVVGTLGYLAPELTRTGKPSTSSDVFAFGALLLEVVCGRRPIEPKALPEELILVDWVWDKWQNGAILDVVDSRLHGEFNELEAIVVLKLGLICSNNSPNARPTMRQIVSYLQGEVALPDVVTPPDAYDARKGDSSSTYVEFEDYVHSYPLSSNFEKVSTWSSGGDFGDDVEASLTSPLSHSDRNDGR